The window AACTATTATCTGTAGATGAAGCATTAAAATTAATTAATACAAACGACGTAATAATTGCTGCTCAAGCAGCAGCTGAACCTATGGTATTATTGGAAAATCTTCATAAGATAAAGGAAAATGGAGTATCGGGAGTACAACTTCAAACTTGTCTGCCCATGGGAAATTATGAGGTGATGAAAAATCCTCAATATAAAGATATAGTGTTTAATCATGGATGGTATTTTACTAAGGCATTGAGAGATGCCCATAAAAAAGGCAATGCTACCTTTACTCCTCAACATGCCCATATAGCAATTTGGAAAAAATTAGCTGGTGTAAAAGATAAAAGATTGATACTTTTCTGCACATGCTCTCCGATGGATAAGCATGGATATCTCTCACTATCCATAAGTAATATATACGAAAAGGATTTGATAGATGCTGGCGCCCATATTATATGTGAAGTAAACCCCAACTATCCAAGGACCTTTGGTGACAACATAGTGCATGTCAGTCAAATAGATGCTATAGTAGAAACCAACAGAGATGTACCAGAAGTAAATATAAATCCCTATACAGCTATAGATAGACAAATAGGACAAAACATAGCTGAACTTGTGGAAAACGGTGCCACAATACAGCTAGGAGTAGGAAATATACCCAATGCTGTAGCCAATGAATTGAAGGTAAAAAAACATTTGGGCATCCATACAGAAATGTTTACTGAAACCATGGTAGATTTAATAGAATGTGGTGCAGTGGATAATTCTAAAAAAGGCTTTTATAATGGCTATTCAGTATGTGCCTTTGCCTTTGGATCTAGAAAGCTTTATGATTATTTAGACGATAATCCCACAGTATTGTTTAAATCAGGTTCATGGGTTAATGACCCATTTCAAATAAAAAATAATAAGAAATTCACATCAATAAATGCCAGTCTCGAAATAGATTTAACAGGTCAATGTGCCTCTGAATCTATTGGCAATATCCAATATACTGGAACTGGTGGGCAAGCAGATACTGTATTGGGTTCTCAACGTTCAGAAGGTGGAAAATCCATTATAGCAATGCACTCTACCTATAAGACAAAAGATGAATCAGGAAATGAAAAATTATGCTCTAAAATAGTACCGTTCCTAAAACAGGGTTCTATTGTCAGCCTTTCAAGAAATGATGTGGACTATGTGGTTACAGAATATGGTGTTGCTTGGCTAAGGGGATTGTCTGTAAAAGACAGAGTAAATGCCCTTATAGATATATCCCATCCTGATTTTAGAGATTGGCTTAGATTTCAATCTAAGAAACACTATATATGGTAAGTATGATTAGTAAATATATTTTTAAAATTTTTAACTAAATAATAAAAGGAGGTTTTATAGTATGAATAAAAATGATGCTTGGGTAAAAATTTTACTAGTAGGAGCAATCCTTATGCTAATAGCTCAAGTTGCTAAATTACCTATACTTCTTGTACTTTCATTCCCTATAGTTATGGTATCGTGGATGACATTGGGGGCACTGAGAAAAAACAAGATTGGAAAAGGGTTGAAATTCTCTTTAATTTCGCTTTATATCATCTGGACAATAGGCTTCTTAGCTATGACCCTTATAGACAGTTCCACATTTAGTGGTACTGTATTAGGGTTTATGCCTGGTACAGCTATTATGGTATATGGTGTATGGATTCTACCCTATATATTTGGCACTCTAGTATATGGTATTAGGTTTGACAAAGACTATTTAGACGATAGTGACATAACAAAATTTGAAAAGAAAATAGGTCATGAGACAGAACTTCACTAAATCCAAAGGAGGTATTAAATAATGAGTACAGTCATAACAGTAATAATAATCTATATGTTAATCGTATTGGCTATTGGATTTTGGGCAATGAAAAAGACTAAAGATTCATCAGACTTTTTTGTTGCAGGAAAACAATTGGGTATTGTAGCAGTTGCCATGGCATCATTTTCTGCTGCCATATCAGGATATGTATTTGTTGGAGGCCCTGGTTTAGAATACAAATTGGGAATAGGTACCCTTTGGATGACCTTCCCCACCTCTATATCATTTACCATGGCTTGGTTAATACTAGGTAAAAAAATGAGATTTTTAGCAGAAACACGGGACTGTATGACAGTTGCCGATGCAATATATGCCCGATACAAAAGTAAAGGTGCCAGTTTCTTATCTGCAATCGCTTCATTAGTAGGACTTATACTTTACTTAGCAACTCAAATAAGTGCCTTTGCATTTATACTTTCACCTATATTCGGATGGTCTTTTAAAACATCAGTA of the Clostridiisalibacter paucivorans DSM 22131 genome contains:
- a CDS encoding acetyl-CoA hydrolase/transferase family protein; translated protein: MENFKEIYKNKLLSVDEALKLINTNDVIIAAQAAAEPMVLLENLHKIKENGVSGVQLQTCLPMGNYEVMKNPQYKDIVFNHGWYFTKALRDAHKKGNATFTPQHAHIAIWKKLAGVKDKRLILFCTCSPMDKHGYLSLSISNIYEKDLIDAGAHIICEVNPNYPRTFGDNIVHVSQIDAIVETNRDVPEVNINPYTAIDRQIGQNIAELVENGATIQLGVGNIPNAVANELKVKKHLGIHTEMFTETMVDLIECGAVDNSKKGFYNGYSVCAFAFGSRKLYDYLDDNPTVLFKSGSWVNDPFQIKNNKKFTSINASLEIDLTGQCASESIGNIQYTGTGGQADTVLGSQRSEGGKSIIAMHSTYKTKDESGNEKLCSKIVPFLKQGSIVSLSRNDVDYVVTEYGVAWLRGLSVKDRVNALIDISHPDFRDWLRFQSKKHYIW